A genome region from Ptiloglossa arizonensis isolate GNS036 chromosome 4, iyPtiAriz1_principal, whole genome shotgun sequence includes the following:
- the LOC143145278 gene encoding uncharacterized protein LOC143145278: MDLQTGLVYVAVVVISAAVILLVSMFAIKEKSYEEAIAEQRKLPDDLLLSKKDKSKEKKHKNKAGKKVKEKKEEKDEKDDKEEKSEHVQFEENPQILPLEPLARESSKGSKKKSKFEKVKPILVNKDEPLVIVTELSPSQPPSVEVNHFDLIQPKDDLELIRSHSKENLHQISQSEPVVNKSPKETPTKSKKNTKDSVKKKDENIKEDKKDEKKEITASVNAPSVINRDASTKEAKEIKEQKETPVKDTKEIVKEIALSIQPPTKESKKTKKKNDILAQIGGDKDAVNVSLLMPLVQKAELSRSEIQILIDQLLNKQMDNPSEHSEWTEGRADPVIKLKKQLAEKEKALADEHEANIAFQNKLKELRAELNSERSRLSANARQLEEALNAKVTETQTLHTRMQHILESHAAEKQGFTRQIEQLQTKVNENAAIIHKMQDDQGQTQGHLQQELIAQRKQMEVQFSQLRENENALKAQLAQKHVEVQELQSELQATCESSTAEIEMLRQQLGIMQGQLMHSEGQLQHFKEAGDRLQDIARQLEESHRAHADLDHRLKNVNRHEQDLQKQVNSLQTELNAVKAEANDVTALKAELNKAQSELVKLKSELSISINEAKSEAAEIAALKVTLVNKEEELKKSQDELSNIRIELKHSMENVTQLEARLDAAQKMTATMKVKFEKATENLMKVQGEVNAYQCDIQKLKDELKQTQTELTNTRAELTPVNETANEMKMLKVEMNKLQNNETKLSETQLQVTRLQEENDRLSTQLINLVELQKQLKQLQEENESLASQLAATTERPAAEGRENGIDDNIQKNVQLVEHANLLAQKESQLTALKTELTHKEAELKQLNAQVDALRSDVNSQQSLVNRLNDDLEAQRSKNNELRIKNWKVMEALSAAELRAKSNNGKNFDEMIQKIKIEQEELTKVFLQRLFPEIKISEKSHDQWLKLFEEKVNTVLIELKKNNVSDKHLELEEQNKNLKEMVSYYKQVIDDTESILNFLQSRVVSEETLWQSQLRQKENEVENLRIELKKLMNKLNASEMVQIKVAELEARLKDAELKKQANAESVSSDVNTHDLVAMEKLQEKKARLSEELQSEYNKRATLDAEVIKLRSHVAQLQQEISKLRNEVSEDCCSSE, translated from the exons ATGGATCTCCAAACAGGATTAGTTTATGTAGCAGTGGTAGTTATTTCTGCAGCAGTTATTCTATTAGTATCAATGTTTGCCATAAAAGAAAAATCTTATGAAGAAGCAATAGCAGAACAGAGAAAACTTCCTGATGACCTTTTATTAA GTAAAAAGGATAAaagcaaagaaaagaaacataagAATAAGGCAGGCAAGAAagtaaaagagaagaaagaagaaaaggatgAGAAAGATGACAAGGAGGAAAAGTCTGAGCATGTCCAATTTGAGGAAAACCCTCAAATACTGCCTTTAGAACCATTAGCACGG GAGAGTAGCAAAGGAAGTAAGAAGAAAAGCAAGTTTGAAAAGGTAAAGCCAATTCTTGTAAATAAAGATGAACCATTGGTTATTGTGACTGAATTAAGTCCTTCACAACCTCCCTCAGTGGAGGTTAATCATTTTGACCTCATTCAACCAAAGGACGACCTCGAACTCATACGGAGTCATAGT AAGGAAAATCTGCATCAAATCAGTCAATCTGAACCAGTTGTGAATAAGTCTCCAAAAGAAACTCCAACAAAgtcaaagaaaaatacaaaagacTCTGTGAAGAAGAAGgatgaaaatattaaagaagaTAAGAAAgatgagaaaaaagaaataactgcATCTGTTAATGCGCCATCAGTCATTAATAGAGATGCTTCTACaaaagaagcaaaagaaattaaagaacAGAAAGAAACTCCAGTTAAAGATACGAAGGAAATAGTAAAAGAAATAGCACTTTCAATTCAACCTCCAACTAAAGAATCCAAAAagacaaagaagaaaaatgatattttagcTCAAATTG GTGGAGACAAAGATGCTGTTAATGTATCTCTCTTGATGCCTTTGGTTCAAAAAGCTGAACTTAGTCGTTCTGAAATACAAATTCTTATTGATCAgcttttaaataaacaaatggATAATCCATCAGAACACTCAGAATGGACAGAAGGTCGTGCAGACCCAGTTATTAAATTAAAGAAGCAACtggcagaaaaagaaaaagctcTTGCTGATGAGCATGAAGCAAATATTGCATTTCAAAATAAACTGAAAGAATTGCGAGCTGAACTTAATTCTGAGAGATCTAGATTATCAGCTAATGCAAGACAATTAGAAGAAGCATTAAATGCTAAGGTTACAGAAACTCAAACATTACATACACGTATGCAACACATTTTGGAAAGTCATGCTGCTGAAAAGCAAGGTTTTACAAGACAGATTGAACAATTACAAACTAAAGTAAATGAAAATGCTGCAATTATTCATAAGATGCAAGATGATCAAGGACAAACTCAGGGCCATCTACAGCAAGAATTAATAGCACAACGCAAACAAATGGAAGTTCAATTTTCACAATTGCGTGAAAATGAAAATGCTTTAAAAGCACAGCTAGCTCAAAAACATGTAGAAGTACAAGAATTGCAAAGTGAGTTGCAAGCAACTTGTGAGAGTAGCACTGCTGAAATAGAAATGTTACGGCAGCAATTGGGAATTATGCAAGGCCAGTTGATGCACTCGGAAGGACAATTACAACATTTCAAAGAAGCTGGTGACAGATTGCAAGACATTGCTAGACAACTTGAG GAATCTCATCGTGCTCATGCTGATTTAGATCACagattgaaaaatgtaaatcgTCATGAACAAGACCTTCAAAAACAGGTAAATTCATTGCAGACAGAATTGAATGCTGTAAAAGCAGAGGCTAATGACGTTACTGCATTAAAAGCTGAATTAAACAAAGCCCAATCTGAGTTAGTAAAATTAAAATCTGAATTGTCAATCTCAATAAATGAGGCAaagtctgaagcagcagaaattgcagCTCTTAAAGTGACTCTAGTAAACAAAgaagaagaattgaaaaaatctcAGGATGAACTTAGCAATATACGAATTGAGTTAAAACACTCAATGGAAAATGTAACACAGTTGGAGGCACGCTTAGATGCTGCACAAAAGATGACAGCTACAATGAAAGTTAAATTTGAAAAGGCAACAGAGAATCTTATGAAAGTACAAGGTGAAGTTAATGCTTATCAATGTGATATACAGAAATTAAAAGATGAACTAAAACAAACACAAACTGAATTGACAAATACTCGTGCAGAACTCACACCTGTGAATGAAACggcaaatgaaatgaaaatgttaaaaGTTGAAATGAATAAGTTACAAAacaatgaaacaaaattaagtGAAACACAATTACAGGTCACACGATTGCAAGAAGAAAATGATAGACTTTCTACACAG CTCATAAATCTCGTAGAATTGCAAAAACAACTTAAACAATTGCAAGAAGAGAATGAATCGTTAGCTTCGCAATTAGCGGCAACTACTGAACGACCAGCTGCAGAAGGTCGAGAAAATGGAATCGATGATAATATTCAAAAGAATGTGCAACTCGTAGAACATGCAaattt GCTGGCCCAAAAGGAAAGTCAACTAACTGCCTTAAAAACAGAATTAACGCATAAAGAAGCAGAACTTAAACAATTAAATGCTCAAGTCGATGCATTGCGTAGTGATGTAAACAGTCAACAAAGTCTTGTTAATCGGTTGAATGATGATTTAGAAGCACAAAGATCCAAGAATAAT GAGTTACGTATTAAAAACTGGAAAGTGATGGAAGCTCTTTCTGCTGCTGAGTTGCGTGCTAAATCTAATAATGGGAAAAACTTTGAT GAAAtgatacaaaaaataaaaatagagcaAGAAGAATTAACAAAGGTTTTCTTACAAAGGTTATTcccagaaataaaaatatctgaAAAGTCACATGATCAATGGCTTAAACTTTTTgaagaaaaagtaaacacagttTTAATCGAATTAAAGAAAAACAATGTATCTGACAAACATTTAGAGTTGGAAGAGCAAAATAAAAACTTAAAAGAAATGGTTTCATATTATAAACAAGTCATTGATGATACA GAAAGTATACTCAATTTTCTTCAAAGTCGTGTAGTATCAGAGGAAACATTGTGGCAGTCTCAACTTCGGCAAAAGGAAAACGAGGTCGAAAATCTTAGGATTGAGTTAAAAAAACTCATGAATAAATTGAATGCAAGTGAAATG GTACAAATCAAGGTAGCAGAGTTGGAAGCTAGATTAAAAGATGCAGAACTTAAAAAACAAGCTAATGCCGAGTCAGTTTCAAGTGACGTAAATACTCATGACCTAGTAGCAATGGAAAAGCTACAAGAg AAAAAAGCACGTTTGTCAGAAGAACTTCAATCAGAATACAATAAAAGGGCAACATTAGATGCAGAAGTAATTAAATTGCGTTCTCACGTTGCACAACTTCAGCAAGAAATATCAAAACTCAGG AATGAAGTTAGTGAAGATTGCTGCAGCTCAGAATAG
- the Snx1 gene encoding sorting nexin 1 isoform X2: MADIKESPPLFDTNETKIDDLDDDDEDIFASADQSQLDDSSPYNGISTIQAELPKLTLRDAPEENSFSSVSSPAPGPLSPPLGPMSSDIGDLHDVPINDNALSTDVVSADSPDVFLKITVTSPQKIGDGMGAYVAYKVETKTNMPIFRKRNFSVIRRFSDFLGLHDKLTDKYLRSGRIIPPAPEKSVIGTTKIKMSGDKNQEQNSSSTEFLEKRRAALERYLNRTAAHPVLSVDPDFREFLEADMELPKATNTSALSGKGVMRLFNKVGETVNKITYKMDESDKWFEEKTSQIDSLDVQLRALYSAVDTLTNQRRELATCTGASARSIAVLGHGEPGASLGRALAQLAETLEKVEVIRKAQSNSDLYQFGEMLRDYVALIGAIKDVFHERVKVFQNWQHAQMMLSKKREQKARLEQSNRTDKTSQAATEVIEWEAKVGRGQEEFDNISKMIKKEIERFELVRVEDFKKQLTEYLESMLQYQNQLIKYWESFLPEARAVA; encoded by the exons ATGGCTGATATTAAAGAATCTCCACCGCTCTTTGATActaatgaaacaaaaattgacGATTTggatgacgacgacgaggatATTTTTGCGTCAGCG GATCAGAGTCAGCTGGATGATTCATCTCCTTATAATGGAATATCAACAATTCaagcagaattaccaaagttGACATTACGAGATGCACCTGAAGAGAATTCATTTTCATCTGTATCAAGTCCTGCACCAGGACCTTTAAGTCCACCATTGGGACCAATGAGTAGCGATATAGGTGATCTCCATGATGTTCCCATAAACGATAATGCACTTTCAACAGATGTG GTATCAGCTGACTCACCTGatgtttttttaaaaatcacaGTAACTTCTCCTCAGAAAATAGGAGATGGCATGGGTGCTTATGTGGCTTATAAAGTTGAAACAAAAACAAATATGCCAatatttagaaaacgaaattttAGCGTTATTAGACGCTTTAGTGATTTCCTTGGCCTTCATGATAAATTAACAGACAAGTACCTTAGAAGTGGCAGAATAATTCCTCCTGCACCAGAAAAGAGTGTTATTG GaacaacaaaaattaaaatgtctGGTGACAAAAATCAGGAGCAAAATTCCAGTTCCACAGAATTTCTTGAAAAACGCAGAGCAGCACTTGAAAGATATTTAAACAGAACTGCAGCTCATCCAGTGCTTAGTGTTGATCCTGACTTTAGGGAATTTTTGGAAGCTG ATATGGAATTACCTAAAGCTACGAATACATCTGCACTTAGTGGTAAAGGGGTAATGAGGCTCTTTAACAAAGTTGGAGAGACTGTTAATAAGATAACATACAAAATGGATGAAAGTGACaaa TGGTTTGAAGAGAAGACATCACAAATTGATTCTCTTGATGTGCAATTACGTGCATTATATTCTGCTGTTGATACTTTAACTAATCAGAGAAGAGAGTTAGCAACATGTACTGGTGCATCAGCAAGATCTATTGCTGTTCTTGGTCATGGAGAACCAGGAGCATCTCTAGGAAGAGCATTAGCTCAGCTGGCTGAAACTTTAGAAAAAGTAGAAGTGATCAGAAAAGCACAAAGCAATAGTGACCTTTATCAATTTGGAGAAATGTTAAGAGATTATGTTGCACTCATTGGAGCAATAAAG GACGTATTCCATGAACGAGTAAAGGTTTTTCAAAATTGGCAACATGCTCAAATGATGTTATCTAAAAAGCGAGAGCAAAAGGCAAGATTAGAACAATCGAATAGAACTGATAAAACAAGTCAAGCTGCTactgaagttatagaatgggaAGCAAAAGTTGGCAGAGGACAAGAAGAATTTGACAATATatcaaaaatgattaaaaaagaaattgagcGATTTGAATTAGTAAGAGTGGAAGATTTTAAAAAGCAGTTAACAGAATATTTGGAATCTATGTTACAATACCAAAACCAACTTATTAAATATTGGGAGAGTTTTTTGCCTGAAGCCCGAGCTGTCGCATGA
- the Snx1 gene encoding sorting nexin 1 isoform X1 codes for MADIKESPPLFDTNETKIDDLDDDDEDIFASAVQDQSQLDDSSPYNGISTIQAELPKLTLRDAPEENSFSSVSSPAPGPLSPPLGPMSSDIGDLHDVPINDNALSTDVVSADSPDVFLKITVTSPQKIGDGMGAYVAYKVETKTNMPIFRKRNFSVIRRFSDFLGLHDKLTDKYLRSGRIIPPAPEKSVIGTTKIKMSGDKNQEQNSSSTEFLEKRRAALERYLNRTAAHPVLSVDPDFREFLEADMELPKATNTSALSGKGVMRLFNKVGETVNKITYKMDESDKWFEEKTSQIDSLDVQLRALYSAVDTLTNQRRELATCTGASARSIAVLGHGEPGASLGRALAQLAETLEKVEVIRKAQSNSDLYQFGEMLRDYVALIGAIKDVFHERVKVFQNWQHAQMMLSKKREQKARLEQSNRTDKTSQAATEVIEWEAKVGRGQEEFDNISKMIKKEIERFELVRVEDFKKQLTEYLESMLQYQNQLIKYWESFLPEARAVA; via the exons ATGGCTGATATTAAAGAATCTCCACCGCTCTTTGATActaatgaaacaaaaattgacGATTTggatgacgacgacgaggatATTTTTGCGTCAGCGGTACAG GATCAGAGTCAGCTGGATGATTCATCTCCTTATAATGGAATATCAACAATTCaagcagaattaccaaagttGACATTACGAGATGCACCTGAAGAGAATTCATTTTCATCTGTATCAAGTCCTGCACCAGGACCTTTAAGTCCACCATTGGGACCAATGAGTAGCGATATAGGTGATCTCCATGATGTTCCCATAAACGATAATGCACTTTCAACAGATGTG GTATCAGCTGACTCACCTGatgtttttttaaaaatcacaGTAACTTCTCCTCAGAAAATAGGAGATGGCATGGGTGCTTATGTGGCTTATAAAGTTGAAACAAAAACAAATATGCCAatatttagaaaacgaaattttAGCGTTATTAGACGCTTTAGTGATTTCCTTGGCCTTCATGATAAATTAACAGACAAGTACCTTAGAAGTGGCAGAATAATTCCTCCTGCACCAGAAAAGAGTGTTATTG GaacaacaaaaattaaaatgtctGGTGACAAAAATCAGGAGCAAAATTCCAGTTCCACAGAATTTCTTGAAAAACGCAGAGCAGCACTTGAAAGATATTTAAACAGAACTGCAGCTCATCCAGTGCTTAGTGTTGATCCTGACTTTAGGGAATTTTTGGAAGCTG ATATGGAATTACCTAAAGCTACGAATACATCTGCACTTAGTGGTAAAGGGGTAATGAGGCTCTTTAACAAAGTTGGAGAGACTGTTAATAAGATAACATACAAAATGGATGAAAGTGACaaa TGGTTTGAAGAGAAGACATCACAAATTGATTCTCTTGATGTGCAATTACGTGCATTATATTCTGCTGTTGATACTTTAACTAATCAGAGAAGAGAGTTAGCAACATGTACTGGTGCATCAGCAAGATCTATTGCTGTTCTTGGTCATGGAGAACCAGGAGCATCTCTAGGAAGAGCATTAGCTCAGCTGGCTGAAACTTTAGAAAAAGTAGAAGTGATCAGAAAAGCACAAAGCAATAGTGACCTTTATCAATTTGGAGAAATGTTAAGAGATTATGTTGCACTCATTGGAGCAATAAAG GACGTATTCCATGAACGAGTAAAGGTTTTTCAAAATTGGCAACATGCTCAAATGATGTTATCTAAAAAGCGAGAGCAAAAGGCAAGATTAGAACAATCGAATAGAACTGATAAAACAAGTCAAGCTGCTactgaagttatagaatgggaAGCAAAAGTTGGCAGAGGACAAGAAGAATTTGACAATATatcaaaaatgattaaaaaagaaattgagcGATTTGAATTAGTAAGAGTGGAAGATTTTAAAAAGCAGTTAACAGAATATTTGGAATCTATGTTACAATACCAAAACCAACTTATTAAATATTGGGAGAGTTTTTTGCCTGAAGCCCGAGCTGTCGCATGA
- the Use1 gene encoding vesicle transport protein Use1, whose translation MNLMSREEINVKRLLARCELMAKDDPHKDWKLEKYILALDDMIKQLQTLPSKPSKDTLMTYTTRIDFLKGLISTTKLTNPMDKVVAVQMLSKSSTTFTDLLGSNITTQIHQKTSAKYNQELRAELFRTNKGSLEDGIRQRLSTTNMQDDDLDMLLKYNRNIQEKIAENMLSMTSSMKEHALAANAIIKKDITLLEKSDKLTDVNTVKLKTESLKLHEHTSSHWRCWMWLMIAFVLVVFFHMVLFMKVAKKRV comes from the exons atgaatttaatgTCCAGagaagaaattaatgttaaacgACTTTTAGCAAGATGTGAATTAATGGCAAAAGATGATCCTCATAAGGATTGGAAACTTGAAAAG TATATCCTTGCTCTGGATGATATGATAAAGCAACTGCAAACATTGCCTAG caAACCATCTAAAGATACTTTGATGACTTATACTACACGAATAGATTTTTTAAAAGGACTAATAAGTACGACAAAACTCACAAATCCAATGGACAAAGTAGTAGCAGTACAAATGTTATCAAAAAGTTCTACGACATTTACAGATTTATTAGGTTCAAACATAACAACACAAATACATCAAAAAACTTCGGCAAAATATAATCAAGAATTAAGAGCAGAATTATTTCGCACAAATAAag GGTCATTGGAAGATGGTATAAGACAAAGATTATCTACTACAAATATGCAAGATGATGATTTAGATATGCTTTTAAAATATAACAGAAATATTCAGGAGAAAATTGCAGAGAATATGCTTTCAATGACTAGTAGCATGAAAGAGCATGCATTAGCAGCAAATGCTATTATAAAAAAAGATATTACTTTACTTGAAAAATCTGATAAACTAACTGATGTTAATACTGTTAAATTGAAAACAGAATCGTTAAAACTCCATGAACATACTTCATCGCATTGGCGATGTTGGATGTGGTTAATGATAGCATTTGTTTTGGTTGTATTTTTCC ATATGGTATTATTCATGAAGGTTGCCAAAAAAAGGGTTTAG
- the LOC143145282 gene encoding osteoclast-stimulating factor 1-like: MATMMNMSVQTPVPPKTVWKPGKVKVVRALYKYIAQNADELSFDEGELLYVYDKNIEPNWWKAKCRNREGLVPANYVEEQTEEIELPLHDAARRGNLSLLKEYIKQGVLGTSLDTMGNTSLYWATRAGHLDCVKELLNLPNSIVNAQNKLGETPLHVAASRGHVDIVNLLLQYGADPMIKNNDSLVAEELSSHLSIKNMIQLSQRQSNKTYGYTDDDYNDDSD, translated from the exons atgGCTACCATGATGAATATGTCTGTGCAAACACCTGTACCACCTAAAACTGTTTGGAAACCTG gcaaAGTCAAAGTTGTACGAGCATTGTATAAATACATAGCACAAAAT gcAGATGAATTATCCTTTGACGAAGGTGAACTTCTTTATGTTTATGATAAGAACATAGAACCAAATTGGTGGAAAGCAAAGTGTAGAAATCGAGAGGGTCTTGTACCTGCCAATTATG TTGAGGAACAAACTGAAGAAATTGAATTACCATTACATGATGCTGCAAGGCGTGGAAATCTTTCATTATTAAAAGAATACATAAAACAAGGAGTTTTGGGTACAAGTTTAGACACAATGGGTAATACTTCACTGTATTGGGCTACACGTGCTGGTCACCTGGATTGTGTAAAAGAACTACTAAATCTGCCAAATTCTATAGTTAATGCTCAA AATAAATTGGGCGAAACACCGTTACATGTGGCAGCAAGTCGAGGACATGTGGATATAGTAAATCTCTTATTGCAATATGGTGCAGATCCaatgataaaaaataatgaTAGTTTAGTTGCTGAAGAACTATCTTCTCATCTTTCAATTAAGAATATGATACAATTAAGTCAACGTCAGTCTAACAAAACGTATGGGTACACGGATGATGATTATAATGATGACAGTGATtaa
- the Grip75 gene encoding gamma-tubulin complex component 4, whose product MLHEVLLSLWGCSTNVLEILETDTIDLEKYLHPGERALLKKILDIVDKCNVIRNFIQECTTSDILRSNDEIQNIAQGLYLQALCEGMDQALEPFRKEIVDLENVVLHDSYTPLSLILCRVQKYICLFSVLNSIIKEIRTQKIYGCKLLQCLHKNMHTGIPEVKLALEKMAHCVHTVFYKHLTSWLLYGHLEDMYNEFFIKKISEGQNSLVLVDNKNNVVETINTKFNSDMWDYNVQVDLLPSYIRPSLATKILTIGQTIIMFGNDPRHKKDFAVDDQTEYSIWGDKEYEYFLKLQNIQKEPVFNIVEFERTIDELKQCITELLWRVAVEEAQLVQQLKLVKDFFLMGRGDLFLEFIRLTAHILSKPPTNHTSRDVNLAFQIALRKMHLNDENAMDSFNFIIPVPVEENEDAEIGGTEFTDKEREDPIERRGWGMIILKYKVIWPLHLLFSPSALNDYNTLFRFLLRVKKTQIDLWNLWSEHMYYKNIDIGVIQLRNNLIFIIDNLQYYLQVDVLESQYTIMEANMKNTRNFEDVQKAHSIFVANVMSQTFLLGSLTERKNPVNKLIKLLLRLCDDFILQASMWEVGNLLLTEKEELKTLSDTLESLMSWLTKTLNRVRAQPSGEHLAQLLLRLDFNRWFSRKM is encoded by the exons aTGTTGCACGAAGTACTGCTGTCATTGTGGGGATGTTCAACTAATGTTTTGGAAATATTAGAAACAGAT aCTATagatcttgaaaaatatttacatcctGGGGAACGTGCattacttaaaaaaatattggACATAGTCGACAAGTGCAATGTTATTAGGAACTTTATTCAAGAATGTACCACATCAGATATTTTAAGATCCAATGATG aaatacaaaatatagcTCAAGGTCTATATTTACAAGCTCTCTGTGAAGGAATGGATCAAGCTTTAGAACCATTTCGTAAAGAGATTGTTGATTTAGAAAATGTGGTTCTTCATGACAGTTATACTCCACTATCGTTAATTCTTTGTCGTGTTCAAAAATACATATGTCTATTTTCTGTTCTAAATTCGATTATAAAAGAg ATTCGTACACAAAAAATTTATGGTTGTAAACTGCTACAATGTTTACATAAAAACATGCATACTGGTATTCCTGAAGTAAAATTAGCTTTAGAAAA aatggctcattgtgtacatacaGTTTTTTACAAACACTTAACAAGTTGGCTTTTATATGGTCATTTAGAAGACATGTACAATGAATTCTTCATAAAAAAGATATCTGAGGGACAAAACAGTTTGGTATTAgtagataataaaaataatgttgttgagacaataaatacaaagtttaACTCAGACATGTGGGATTATAATGTTCAAGTAGATTTGCTTCCTTCTTACATCAGACCATCACTAGCAACCAAAATTTTGACTATAGGGCAAACTATTATAATGTTTGGAAATGATCCAAGACACAAGAAAG ACTTTGCTGTAGATGATCAAACTGAATATTCTATATGGGGAGATAAGGAATACGAATATTTTCTTAAGCTTCAAAATATCCAAAAAGAACCTGTATTCAATATTGTTGAATTTGAACGTACAATTGATGAATTAAAACAATGTATAACTGAACTTTTATGGCGTGTTGCAGTTGAAGAAGCACAACTTGTACAACAACTTAAATTAGTAAAAGATTTTTTTCTTATGGGACGGGGTGATTTGTTCCTTGAATTTATTAGGCTCACTGCACATATACTAAGTAAACCACCAACAAATCACACGTCTAGAGATGTCAATTTAGCTTTTCAAATAGCACTCAGAAAAATGCACTTGAATGATGAGAATGCTATGGATagctttaattttataataccaGTCCCAGTAGAAGAAAATGAAGATGCTGAGATAGGAGGGACAGAGTTTACTGACAAAGAACGTGAAGATCCTATTG AAAGACGTGGATGGGGTATGATCATTCTAAAGTACAAAGTTATATGGCCATTACACTTATTATTTAGTCCATCTGCTTTAAACGATTATAACACATTGTTTCGATTTTTACTAAGAGTTAAGAAAACACAAATTGATCTATGGAATCTATGGAGTGAAcatatgtattataaaaatat tgATATTGGTGTCATTCAACTAAGAAATaacttaatttttattattgataATTTACAATACTATTTGCAAGTGGATGTATTAGAAAGTCAGTATACTATCATGGAAGCCAATATGAAAAATACTCGAAATTTTGAAGATGTACAAAAAGCACACTCAATTTTTGTGGCTAATGTTATGTCACAAACATTCTTATTAGGAAGTTTAACAGAACGAAAAAATCCT gtaaataaattaatcaaaCTTTTACTACGACTTTGTGACGATTTTATCTTACAAGCATCAATGTGGGAAGTAGGTAATTTACTTTTAACAGAAAAAGAAGAACTTAAAACATTATCTGATACTCTTGAGAGTTTAATGAGCTGGCTAACTAAAACATTGAACAGAGTGCGTGCACAACCTAGTGGAGAACACTTAGCTCAATTATTATTAAGACTAGATTTCAATAGATGGTTTAGcagaaaaatgtaa